The following nucleotide sequence is from Juglans microcarpa x Juglans regia isolate MS1-56 chromosome 6D, Jm3101_v1.0, whole genome shotgun sequence.
aaaatactcttcatttaaaatatggttctataaaatattgtaaaaactaTTGTGCAtgtatcattacaatttactCCAAATAAATTATGATGCAATAATTCGATGGCACTCCACCTGTTGGTGCtagaaaaatcatacaacaAGCCGAAAGGAGAGAAGTAGTCATTCCCAGCCCACTAAGTCGAATGAGTCTTGATTAGTGTTGTTTGGAGCCCCCAGCAGTGTTCCAGTGCGGCTATACGATGGCGATGCATATGCCCATGGCAGTGAATAGAAAATAAGTGCAGAGAAAGTAAGAGTAAGggacacacagatttacgtagttcgacaTGTCGCCTATGTCTACGGGCGTTTGGGGAGGGAAATTtcactataatatacttgtttacagtctcttatgacctctcatttctcattgcACAAAGAAAGTTGGAGCTCTTCCTGTTGGAGACACTATCTTCCTCAAGAGGTtgctaaagaagaagaagatctgaTCTAGAAAGAGAGAGCTTGAAGTCTTTTGGACAACCCCTTATATATCATTCTCTTCCTGCATGGTCCTCGGTAGTTGGTGAGAGATGACTGTTGGCTTTGCATGTCTGAGTCCCTTTCCCTGACACCCCATGCCTCCTGACCTTATTGACTCttgacacatttattattattggatgattctttattatctaatggtgataaatgtgtcatatattacataataaGATGAAAGTAAAATGAGAATGTAATGTATAGGATTACTCTTGTCGAAATGCATACGGAGAAATCAGAAATGTTGCACAAAtggacccaaaaaaaaaaaaagaagccctCCCAAGTCACAACAGATCATCCTACCGTCGGGTGGAATTAATCCAATGTAACTCTCTGGGCCATACAGACTATAGTACTATTGGGCCATAGGGTGGAATTAATCCATCTTGCTACGATTATGGACCTTCCTACTTTAAAAAACCTGATCGATGGAAAATATAGAATTACCCCAATAATTTCTTCGTTTCTCGATCCTGTGCCATGCACGCAGCGTAACAAACTGCGCATGACTTGTACGAGGCATACTGAAACTGCAACTGCTTTAAAAATCAGTGGAAAGCCCATCAACATACTCAACAAGATCTCAATGAAAATGGAAGATGGAAAACAACCTTAAGCCTCTATCcatacctagctagctagctcttgtTTTTAGGTTGGATCATTTTAATTGGGATTCATGGTGATGAGTTTCTCTCCCTCATCATGTTTTTTTCCCTAATTATTTacctttttctttgattttcttttaattcctCTTATAGAAAGAAGACTACGATTCATGACctgatcttatatataaaatgttatgattATGTGAACTCAATCGATGATGATCTGGTACTGCTTCTTTAATTTCATCCTATAACATAACTGTTTTGGATTTTCGACACTAGATCATGATGAAGTACTGTTTAGGACGACTGCAAAGACGTCGACAATGCATGCCAATGGATTTTGCAGTAGCAGATCAGGAGGCTGACTTTAAATTAGGGTCACTGCTGGCTGATCGGGTGACATCTCTTGAACATAGGCTTTGTCAGGTAaactaaatataaataaataaataattgatcgcATATCAACGCTATTTTGTTAACCTCGTTTGTTAATTTAAGCATTTTGGCATGAATATTAATCTGTACATGTGATCACGATCTGCATGCTGCGCGCAGCTGTGCCTAGAGATGCAATCTAGCAGCAGCATATCAACACTTGGTGACACTTGTTCAACCCAaggattgatcaagataaaatcGTCTTCCTCACTCCCAACTTTCAACATTCCCATCCATGGAGATCAGAGATCTCATGTATCCCATGTCGCTTTGAGTAGTAGGCCATTAGAAATCCTGCaggtaaattttatatatattgtaagtttatatatatatatatatatatatatatatatatttatatataacatgatCTAGAATTGATAGATCAGTTGGGTGTTGGCGCGCTCAGGAAAAACCTAATTATGGAGTGCCCAAAAAGTTGAAGCATGCAAGTCCTGATCCTAATAAGCAGCGCCTTGGGAACACTACTTGGGCCAAGAaggatgatgatcatcatgatcagaaGAAATGCAAAAgccggaagaagaagaagaagaagggactTTCACCAAATCGATCACGCTTGAAAATATTTGGCTGTTAATCATctatctatttcttttatttatctattttcatttcattaaatctATTAATGCTCGATAATTTCACTAccctatttttttcatatatatgttcGCCTGGAGACTTCTGGTGGTAGCTAGCTGGTATCATGAGTTAATGTAATTAGACTTCACCAGTGCTACTCGACCTTTCAC
It contains:
- the LOC121235984 gene encoding uncharacterized protein LOC121235984 encodes the protein MMKYCLGRLQRRRQCMPMDFAVADQEADFKLGSLLADRLCLEMQSSSSISTLGDTCSTQGLIKIKSSSSLPTFNIPIHGDQRSHVSHVALSSRPLEILQEKPNYGVPKKLKHASPDPNKQRLGNTTWAKKDDDHHDQKKCKSRKKKKKKGLSPNRSRLKIFGC